A single region of the Natronogracilivirga saccharolytica genome encodes:
- a CDS encoding tetratricopeptide repeat protein: protein MKKLATKPEFLGCILLIISIVIFASPALSQQASSDLERAYEKYQAEEHEQVIALIEPKIRHGYPPEGAFRLISSAYLLTGQPDKAYQAASEGAGHYPRSAELQVMMVDALRHDDPDRALEKLDDIITAFEEGELHSEGIGPDDFRQYKSRIHIMGGRAALDMSDFESAAAHFESAVTLDPDDISNYHHLLYSYLRAGEYDKVLEEYDALPSELQSDRTMVTLRSQALLELEEVGELSEIYRELYEENPDDLEQALVYGQLLMADNQILKANELFNNLLEKYPEERRIYDVLIEVNQQQMNYQGLAVLYEEMIQNFPDDDELPLKLAEVRQIRGEYDKAVAVYDSLIQNRGREYRFFRKQAAIHYRQGDAEKAYTKLGDAAGAIVVEEDTGDWAEDPDAETAGGPEEVTFRDDGIEWLFDMGKLSFDMGEYPDAAEYFTSYTRQAPQDSLGWKMLGRAYEYLNDLESAYEAYQAAISGGAFWPEAYTMIAGREYPLNEDTLYYALEHAVGEIEERKQLLGLQAQFAMRGKMQGDGGHLFYPAEDQLRDIMNSLDVLNDFIIESLPAARIRNMYDRLMQEYPDNSGAYELAASYFDSAGDEEQALLLYRSAADINPEDHRYHMSIASIKEEQGKYDQAVIWYERALGAGAASGVYRSLIRVHRENGTLDQLADRWLIRYQSTSVDPEFREYLIDALHRAGRRAEAREIAQDG, encoded by the coding sequence ATGAAAAAGTTGGCGACAAAACCGGAATTTCTTGGCTGCATTCTGCTGATTATCAGTATAGTGATATTCGCATCCCCTGCACTTTCTCAACAGGCCTCTTCTGACCTGGAAAGAGCGTACGAAAAATACCAGGCTGAAGAGCATGAACAGGTCATTGCCCTGATTGAGCCGAAAATCAGGCACGGGTATCCCCCGGAAGGAGCATTCCGTTTGATCTCATCCGCCTATCTTCTGACAGGGCAGCCGGACAAGGCTTACCAGGCAGCTTCCGAAGGTGCCGGACACTACCCCAGAAGTGCGGAACTGCAGGTGATGATGGTGGATGCTCTTCGGCATGATGATCCTGACCGGGCCCTGGAAAAACTGGATGACATAATTACCGCATTTGAAGAGGGGGAGCTGCACTCGGAAGGAATCGGGCCGGATGATTTTCGCCAGTATAAATCGCGTATTCATATCATGGGCGGACGGGCAGCGCTTGATATGTCAGATTTTGAATCGGCGGCTGCCCATTTTGAATCAGCAGTCACTCTGGATCCGGATGATATCAGCAACTACCATCATCTGCTCTACTCCTATTTGCGGGCCGGTGAATACGACAAAGTCCTCGAGGAATACGATGCATTGCCATCAGAATTGCAGTCGGACCGGACCATGGTCACCCTGCGAAGCCAGGCGCTTCTTGAGCTGGAAGAAGTGGGAGAACTATCCGAAATATACCGTGAGCTTTATGAGGAGAATCCGGACGATCTCGAACAGGCCCTTGTTTACGGTCAGCTGCTGATGGCCGACAATCAGATACTGAAGGCCAACGAACTGTTCAACAATTTGCTCGAGAAATACCCGGAAGAGCGCAGGATTTACGATGTTCTTATCGAAGTGAATCAGCAGCAAATGAACTACCAGGGTCTGGCCGTACTCTACGAGGAAATGATCCAAAATTTTCCTGATGACGACGAACTGCCTTTGAAACTGGCAGAGGTAAGGCAAATACGGGGAGAGTATGACAAAGCCGTTGCCGTATATGATTCTTTGATTCAAAACAGAGGCAGGGAGTACCGGTTTTTCAGGAAACAGGCTGCCATTCATTACCGGCAGGGAGATGCAGAAAAAGCATATACAAAACTGGGGGATGCCGCCGGCGCCATCGTTGTTGAAGAAGATACCGGGGATTGGGCGGAAGATCCGGATGCAGAAACAGCCGGTGGTCCTGAAGAGGTTACGTTTCGTGATGACGGCATCGAATGGCTCTTCGATATGGGAAAACTGTCGTTTGACATGGGCGAATATCCGGATGCGGCTGAATACTTTACTTCCTATACCCGGCAGGCTCCTCAAGATTCACTGGGGTGGAAGATGCTGGGACGGGCCTATGAGTATCTTAATGATCTGGAATCTGCTTATGAGGCATATCAGGCTGCAATTTCGGGGGGCGCTTTCTGGCCGGAGGCTTACACCATGATTGCCGGCAGGGAATACCCGTTGAACGAAGATACACTCTATTATGCTCTGGAACACGCTGTGGGTGAAATAGAAGAGAGAAAGCAGCTTCTGGGACTTCAGGCTCAGTTCGCAATGCGCGGGAAAATGCAGGGTGATGGCGGACATCTTTTTTATCCGGCAGAAGATCAGCTGCGTGATATCATGAATTCACTCGATGTGCTGAATGACTTTATTATCGAGTCGCTGCCCGCAGCCCGGATCCGGAATATGTATGACCGCCTGATGCAGGAATATCCGGACAATTCCGGTGCCTATGAACTTGCGGCATCCTATTTTGACAGTGCCGGTGATGAAGAGCAGGCGCTGCTGCTGTACAGGTCGGCAGCTGATATCAATCCTGAAGACCACAGGTACCACATGTCAATAGCATCCATCAAAGAAGAGCAGGGCAAGTATGACCAGGCGGTGATATGGTATGAACGGGCACTGGGAGCCGGAGCTGCATCCGGGGTTTATCGCTCCCTGATTAGAGTGCATCGGGAAAACGGAACGCTCGACCAGCTGGCAGACCGCTGGCTGATTCGCTATCAGTCTACCAGTGTCGATCCAGAGTTTCGTGAATACCTGATTGATGCGCTGCACCGGGCCGGACGCCGGGCGGAAGCACGTGAAATAGCGCAGGACGGATAG